ATTCCTGCGCGCGGTTTCCGCCATGGACGATATGCGTGTGGCAGTCAATCAGGGCCGGTGTGACGAGGCGACCACCACAGTCATGCGTCGGCAGTTTTGCAATTTCAGCAGGGCAGTCGTGTATCTGTCCAACCCAACGGATCTGACCCTGCTCGAGCGCAATGCCAGCGTCTTTGATCAGCCCGTAGCCGGATGCGGTATCGACCATCGTCGCTGCCTTGAGGTGAGTGAGTAGGACTGAGTCGCTCATGGAAACACCTTGAATAAGTAGGTGCCTTTAATTAATATGTAGCTACTTAATTAAGTCAAGGAATTCTTGCTGTGTAAAAAATTGTCACCAAACAGGCACTTACATCGAACGGATGGGAAGCGAATGTCGAGATTGGCATCAAAGACAGGAGAATCGCGCACATTAGGCCCGCCCCCCACGGAGCCACGCCAACAGTCGGGCTGGCTCTTGCTGCGCCGCTAAACTTGCACAGTCATTCATTCCAGCGCGCGATGTCGGGGCTAACAGAAGCGCGCGGGCCCGACCCAAGCGACAGCTTCTGGACATGGCGGCGACTGATGTACAAGTTTCTCGATCAGCTGACACCAGACCAAATTCAGGCTATTGCCGCACAGGTCTTTCTGGAAATGTTGGAGGCGGGTTACTCAAGCGTCGCCGAATTCCATTACCTACATCATAACGCAGGTGGTGTGCCTTACGCTAACTTGGCAGAGCTGTCCGAACAGATCGTGGAGGCTGCAAAAGACGTTGGCATCGGCCTGACACTGCTCCCCGTTCTCTATCAGTTCGGCGGACTTGATAAGCGCCCCTTGGCAGGTGGCCAGCGACGCTTTGGAAACGACCCCATGCAATTCGCTCGGCTGCACGAAGGCGCGGCAAAGGCCGTGGCAACAGGCCCCGAGGACTTTAACATCGGCGTTGCGCCGCATTCGTTGCGCGCCGTCGACACATTGGGGCTGAGCGATGCTCTATCGCTTGCTGGCAATGGGCCGGTTCACATGCATTTGGCCGAACAGGTAGCCGAGGTTGAAGAAGTGCAAGCGGCCCTCAACGCACGCCCAACCGAATGGTTGCTAAGCAACTATGATGTCGATCCGCGCTGGTGTCTGATCCATTGTACGCAGATGACGCCGCTGGAAACACAGGCGCTGGCGGCCACAGGTGCTGTCGCTGGCCTATGCCCTATCACAGAGGCCAATCTGGGCGACGGGATCTTCAACGGCACGCACTATCTGGGCCACGGTGGCAATATCGGGTTTGGCTCTGATTCAACCGTGCATATCTCCCTGTTTGAGGAGCTGAAATCGCTCGAATACTCGCAACGCCTGCGCGACAAAAGCCGCGCGGCCCTTGCCAAGGCGGATCGCTCGACAGGGCGTGTCTTGTTTGAGGCGGCGGCAAGGGGCGGCGCTCAGGCTGGTGGCCGTGACAGCGGCACCCTTGCAGTGGGCAAGCTGGCGGATATTTTGGCGGTTGATCTGGACAACGAATGGGGCGTTAACCGGTCAGGCGATATGGCACTAGATACTCTTATATTCGGTGGTAATGGGCAGCGTTGCATCAGCGATGTTTGGAGCGCCGGACGCCACGTTGTCAAAGAGGGTCGCCATATTGAGCGTGAACGTATAACAAAGAAGTTCACCGCAACAATGGCAGAACTGGAGCAGAATATTTGACACAAGTGTCGCGCTTATCTTGGCAAGAAGTCAGAGATCAGATCCGCGCAGGAATTCTCAATCGTACTTTTTCGCCTGGCGACAAACTGCCACGCGATGCGGATATTGCAGATCAGTTAGGGTGCGCACGATCTACAGTGCAACGCGCTATGCGCAATCTGTCAGACGCCGGGCTAGTGGAGCGCAAGCGCAAAGGCGGCACTCATGTTCGCTTGGATCCTGTAACGCGTGCCACGCTTGATATTCCCATCACGCGACGCGAGGTGGAAAGGCGTGGGAGCATTTATGGCTATCATCTAATTGATCAAGAGCGTTCTGAAACTGCACGAGAGGTTGCCGGAAAATTCGAGTTATCAGGGCCAACACAAATGATGCGAGTGCGGGCGTTACATTTGGCTGATCACAAGCCACACATATATGAGGATCGCTGGGTGTGCACAGATACAGTGCCTGAAATCCTCAATGTCGATTTGGCGCGCGAAAGTGCCAATGAATGGCTAGTTAGGAACAAACCATTCACCCGCTGCGATCTCAGGTTTTATGCAATTTCTGCCGATGTGGAGACGGCACAACACCTCAGCATTGAGAAAGGCAGCGCCTTGCTTGTGATTGAACGAACAACTTGGATCGGGACTGCGCCCATCACCTTAGTCAAAGCCTTCACCGCGCCAGGATACGAGCTTTTGACCTCGATTTAGGGGCGTTGTTCGGTTGGCAGATCAGGGAAAGATCGAGTTGCAAACGCCATGCGAATCCAGTGTGCGAAACGCGTAGTCGATGCCCGTGCACAGCCTCCTCCGCCTTTAGTTTGCCGCCCGTTCGAGAAGAAAAATTGGTAGGCTTGGCAAATCTCAGTTGCAAAATGCCTATGCGGCACGGATGATAGTCGATACTTGTACCATCGCCGAGAGCGACCATTTGGCCCACGTTCCAGCTCGGGACGCCCAGTTGTTCACCGAAGATCACATGAATGGCCGGTTTTTGCGTTGCATAGCGGAACCGCGAGCCGCGCACTTGAAGCATCTGTCGCGCTGCAAGCGCACGCAGCACAAAATAACAGTGACCAAGTTGGGGCTCGAAGCTGTTCATCGCTGCGCGGCACATGAAGGCCCACTATGGGCCGAAAGCGATTACAGCAACTCCACCGCCTCACTCAGTTGCTCCGCATTCACGTCGATATACCGCTGAGTAGTCGATATATGCGAATGTCCCGCCAACTCGGCCAGCAAGCGCACACCCACCCCTTTGTTGGCCAACCTCGTGATGTAAGTGCGTCTTCCCGAATGGCTTGAAGCATCCTTGAGCCCCACAGCCTTGTAGATGTCCAAGAACAGCTGACACATTGTGTTTGCTGAGAAGTGCCCGCCCTTTTGGCTCTCGAACAGTGGGCGCTGTGGATTGCCCAAGTATTTGATCGCACCATAGTCTCCAAGCGCCTTACGAAGCCGCTGGTTCAAATACACCGTGCGTGTGTGCCCGCCTTTGCTTTGTGCTGCGCTGAGGATGAACTGCTCACGCACGTTGCCTGCCTCATCAAACACATTGCCGACTGTGAGAGCGGCAATCTCCTTGGCCCTTAACCCTGCGTAGAAGCTAGTGAGTATGATTGTCTCATCACGTGTTGGATGACGACGGCTGCGGCAGTATTGTATAACCCTGCGCAGTTGCGCCTCGTTCAATGTCTGTGCTTGGCGCATGTGCTGATCCCCTCAAAACCTAAGCTTTTGTGTGCTTTGAGTATAAAGTCTGAGGTATTGGTCTTCCTACTGGAAAGACGCCTTAGATGAAGTCTATATTTTACAATGACTTACGCAATAATCTCATACTATGTAACTTCTATGAGGTTTTGTGCGACAGCGTTCTGCTCGCTGTAAATCGCGCTACTGCAACCGTTCAATCCGGCTCAACAACACCTCGCGTGAAATCTCGCCCACATGTGTGTGCGCAAGCACGCCGTCAGGGCCGATGAACAGCGTTACAGGCAGTCCCACTGTGCTATAATGCTGTGAGAGCATCCTACTGGTATCGATCAGCATGTGTTCTGGGCTAATACCCTTACCGGCTAGGTATCGGTTAACATGGGCGGCAGTTTCACCTTGGGATGCCAAAAGGAAAATGACATCATCACGCTGCTCGGCAATTGTTACGAGCATAGGCAATTCGCGGCGACAAGGCGGACACCATGTGGCCCAGAGGTTGATGATGATCGGCTTGTCTGAAGCGACGAGTGACGTCAGAACTAGTCTCTCACCCTCGATTGTTACCAAAGGTTCTACAGGCAATGCTACAGGCGCGCGGGGCGCAACATCGAAGAGCACCACTTGCCACACGATCACGCCTGCCCAAAGCGCCGAAGCAGCAGGTACAAAGGGCAATGACCGCCACAATGACCAAGCTGTAACGAGTACAACTCCAATTGCTGCACCTGCTACTGAGAACCCACCTTGCCAGATGGCAATAATGCGCCAAGGTTCTTCCGCAAAACTGGGCCAAAAGGCGATCACATGACTAAGCCGGGCCCCAATGAAGGCCCACAAGACGGTTGTACTGGACCAGCTGCTTAATGCGCGATTTTTGGTTACACGTGCGAAGATCTCTGCGACGACAACAAATACGACCACGCCGAGCAGTGCTGCAAAGCGTTCAATGCTGAGAACAAATGGGCCGAGGTCTATTGCTGACATGCCGACCGGGTATCAACACATGGGCGTGATTGCCAGCGTCAACCAGTCTATGGGTGGCTCTTCAATACTCCTCTGCCAGCATGACGGTGAGCACCCGTGCAGTCACAGCAGGATCGCTTGGATCAGGCGAGTGCATCTGCAGGTCTAGATCGTAATAGTCAAACTTCCAAAAGAACGTGTTGCCGTTTAGCTTGATGGCCCCAAAGTCATGCTCCGCATATGGGTCGTTGTCTAGCGTGAATGCATCGAAGTCCTCTACGGCAATCAGCAGTTCTGTAACTGTGATAGGGTCACAGGCCAACACGCCTTGAGTGAGTATCCAGCGACAATGATCAAGACGCCGCCGCGCCCGATCGTTAAGTGCAGCTATAATTGCTGTGTTTGCGTCAGGCATTGGCATTTGCTGCTGCCTTGGCTGCCCCGGGTTTGATGCGTGGTTGCCGTTCTGCAACTTTGGTGATGGCCCCATCCAAATCCCCTTCCGCAGCTGCATTGAGGAAGGCATCAAGAACAGCTGCCACCTCATCCAATGACTTCACAAACACCGCATTGTTGGTGCCATCGGCTGCAATCACACGTGCTCCATAACGACACTGAACATACCAGCCACTGTCTTGCTCAAAGAACCATGGGCGAACACGGCGATGCGTTTTGATCAGCTGTGCTTCTCCAAACTCATCCTTGATCCATTTGTGTCGTTCAACCCGATGATCTTGCTTCTTGAGTACTGCCGCATGCACCAGCTTTTGTTCCTTAAGCCCTGCTACGAGTTTGTCACGTCTACTGATGATGGGATCGCGTTTGGTGCTGCGATCAACTGTTTTGAATGTAAGCTTTGCGAGATGTGTCATGTGCGCTCCTTGCTGTTTGGTTACAGCTAAAGCGTATGTTCAAATGAAACATTGGACGACCGAAAAGAAAGTCAAGTATCTGAATTTATGAGATAATATTAGACTATGGGGTAATGCACAGATAAGTGCAGCATTGGTCACATGTGTTCGCGCTTAATGATTGGCGTATAAAAAAGCAGCGCTCACACACCGACCCCGCGCCCACAAAAAAAGCGTCTAACGGTTTGCTCCGCTGACGCTGTCTTTCTGTTAAGTCTCTGTCTGTTTGATCATCTTCGTTTGAGCTAGTCTTGATGTTCTGTGTTCTTTTGAACCTTTGTTAGTTTGAACAACAGCTCGTGAACAAGGATGTGCCAAGACCTGCGCCATTGGCATCTGTCGTGTTCAAACTGCTCAGGTGTTTGCTGTGCGAAGGGGCTTAGCCACGCTCCATCATCTGCAAATCACCGCTTGCCTCATATTGTGCCTGTTGTGTGTTTAATGCCTGTTGTGCCTGCTGTAGCCAGAGTGGGCTGGCTGCCCTTGAAATGCGATGTGCTTGTTGTTGGGTGTAGTGCTCATTCAATGCGTGCTGTGGCTGCGGATTTGAATGCTCTGCATTCCAACTGAGGTTGTCTGAGATTGTGTCACTGCCCATGCGCCAGTATTCGTGCGTGACATAGCTTGTCACAGCTGCACGGTCTTTTACGGGCATGATCCAGTTTTTAACGAGTGGCGCTGTTTGTGTGTGATGCTGCGCCCAGATTGCATTGAGCAAACAGCACATGTGTTCTGTGTCCTGCAGTGGGCTTGGCATTACGAAGTGAACATGGAAGTTCTCATAATCCGCGCCCTCATGTGCAAAGCACCAGCGTGGCACGCGCATGTTCTGACGCTCAGCGGCTTTGCCATAGATCACGCGATCCACTTTGTTCCAGTAGCTGCGCAGGAGTTTGTTGGCGCTCGCTCTGCCAATGGTTCTGCCGTTCACGAACTTGAGCGTGCCAAACACATTCCAGTCTT
This genomic window from Lentibacter algarum contains:
- a CDS encoding formimidoylglutamate deiminase, with amino-acid sequence MVTKQALTSNGWEANVEIGIKDRRIAHIRPAPHGATPTVGLALAAPLNLHSHSFQRAMSGLTEARGPDPSDSFWTWRRLMYKFLDQLTPDQIQAIAAQVFLEMLEAGYSSVAEFHYLHHNAGGVPYANLAELSEQIVEAAKDVGIGLTLLPVLYQFGGLDKRPLAGGQRRFGNDPMQFARLHEGAAKAVATGPEDFNIGVAPHSLRAVDTLGLSDALSLAGNGPVHMHLAEQVAEVEEVQAALNARPTEWLLSNYDVDPRWCLIHCTQMTPLETQALAATGAVAGLCPITEANLGDGIFNGTHYLGHGGNIGFGSDSTVHISLFEELKSLEYSQRLRDKSRAALAKADRSTGRVLFEAAARGGAQAGGRDSGTLAVGKLADILAVDLDNEWGVNRSGDMALDTLIFGGNGQRCISDVWSAGRHVVKEGRHIERERITKKFTATMAELEQNI
- a CDS encoding GntR family transcriptional regulator, whose protein sequence is MSRLSWQEVRDQIRAGILNRTFSPGDKLPRDADIADQLGCARSTVQRAMRNLSDAGLVERKRKGGTHVRLDPVTRATLDIPITRREVERRGSIYGYHLIDQERSETAREVAGKFELSGPTQMMRVRALHLADHKPHIYEDRWVCTDTVPEILNVDLARESANEWLVRNKPFTRCDLRFYAISADVETAQHLSIEKGSALLVIERTTWIGTAPITLVKAFTAPGYELLTSI
- a CDS encoding tyrosine-type recombinase/integrase, which codes for MRQAQTLNEAQLRRVIQYCRSRRHPTRDETIILTSFYAGLRAKEIAALTVGNVFDEAGNVREQFILSAAQSKGGHTRTVYLNQRLRKALGDYGAIKYLGNPQRPLFESQKGGHFSANTMCQLFLDIYKAVGLKDASSHSGRRTYITRLANKGVGVRLLAELAGHSHISTTQRYIDVNAEQLSEAVELL
- a CDS encoding TlpA disulfide reductase family protein, with the translated sequence MSAIDLGPFVLSIERFAALLGVVVFVVVAEIFARVTKNRALSSWSSTTVLWAFIGARLSHVIAFWPSFAEEPWRIIAIWQGGFSVAGAAIGVVLVTAWSLWRSLPFVPAASALWAGVIVWQVVLFDVAPRAPVALPVEPLVTIEGERLVLTSLVASDKPIIINLWATWCPPCRRELPMLVTIAEQRDDVIFLLASQGETAAHVNRYLAGKGISPEHMLIDTSRMLSQHYSTVGLPVTLFIGPDGVLAHTHVGEISREVLLSRIERLQ
- a CDS encoding DUF3768 domain-containing protein; this encodes MPDANTAIIAALNDRARRRLDHCRWILTQGVLACDPITVTELLIAVEDFDAFTLDNDPYAEHDFGAIKLNGNTFFWKFDYYDLDLQMHSPDPSDPAVTARVLTVMLAEEY